A single window of Syntrophorhabdaceae bacterium DNA harbors:
- the pstC gene encoding phosphate ABC transporter permease subunit PstC produces MTKKAVTKEDVVKWVLTAFAFSSLLFLFLIFAFILVEGLPLFLKVGLKNIIFGFKWAPTKGHFGIFPMIVSSFLVTVGALVIGAPLGLSCAIYLSEYSGKKLKMFLKPALELLAGIPSVVYGFLGVIYIVPLVRGFLGGSGFSLLSTSIILGVMILPTIISISFDALVSVPRTYREGSFAMGATKWQTIARVVVPSAKSGILASFILGMGRAIGETMAVIMIAGNALKIPMSILDPLRTLTGNIALELAYATGDHRQALFSTGVVLLVIIMILNYIANFGIKRRISK; encoded by the coding sequence TTTTCGTCCCTTCTCTTTCTTTTCCTGATTTTTGCCTTTATCCTTGTCGAGGGCCTGCCGCTTTTCCTGAAAGTGGGCCTCAAGAACATCATCTTCGGCTTTAAATGGGCGCCCACGAAAGGTCATTTCGGCATCTTTCCCATGATCGTCTCCTCCTTTCTCGTCACCGTCGGCGCCCTTGTGATAGGCGCTCCCCTCGGGCTTTCATGCGCCATTTATCTGTCGGAATATTCGGGAAAGAAGCTGAAAATGTTTCTCAAACCCGCCCTCGAGCTTTTGGCGGGCATCCCTTCCGTGGTATACGGATTCCTCGGGGTGATCTACATCGTGCCCCTCGTCCGCGGTTTTCTCGGCGGATCGGGCTTCTCCCTCCTTTCCACCTCCATAATTCTGGGAGTAATGATCCTGCCCACCATCATCAGCATCTCCTTCGACGCCCTGGTGAGCGTCCCCCGGACTTACCGGGAGGGCTCTTTTGCCATGGGCGCCACCAAGTGGCAAACTATTGCGAGAGTCGTCGTTCCTTCCGCCAAGTCGGGCATCCTCGCGAGCTTCATTCTGGGCATGGGCCGGGCCATAGGGGAGACCATGGCGGTCATCATGATCGCGGGAAATGCCCTCAAGATCCCCATGAGCATCCTCGACCCCTTAAGGACCCTGACCGGCAATATCGCCCTCGAGCTTGCCTATGCCACCGGAGACCACAGACAGGCCCTCTTCTCCACCGGGGTCGTGCTCCTCGTCATCATCATGATCCTTAATTATATCGCCAATTTCGGGATCAAGCGAAGGATTAGCAAATGA
- the pstA gene encoding phosphate ABC transporter permease PstA has protein sequence MRINPRIVDTAVKIGLNAQAFFTVAILVVIVGVIFVKGCPYVNLEFIFSSPEDMGRHGGIFSAIIGTVFLCVLSILFATPLGVGTAIFLTEYTKESGLTKMIRFGVESLAGIPSILYGLFGFIFFVIKLNMGWSVLAGVLTMTIMILPTIIRTSEEAIKSVPRNLRIVSYSLSGTRWETVTKVVLPSAAPGIVTGIMLSVGRAVGETAAVIFTMGSSLRVPTSLMDSGRTMAVHFYILAREGISMEKAYATALVLVLSILAINVIAYYIMNRVITRYS, from the coding sequence ATGAGGATAAACCCCCGCATCGTCGACACGGCAGTAAAAATAGGGCTCAACGCCCAGGCCTTCTTCACCGTGGCCATCCTCGTGGTCATCGTGGGGGTGATCTTCGTGAAGGGCTGTCCCTACGTGAACCTGGAGTTCATCTTTTCCTCTCCGGAAGATATGGGGCGCCACGGCGGGATCTTCTCCGCTATAATAGGCACCGTCTTTCTCTGCGTCCTCTCCATCCTCTTCGCCACCCCTTTGGGCGTGGGCACCGCGATCTTCCTCACCGAGTACACGAAAGAGTCGGGCCTCACGAAGATGATCCGCTTCGGCGTCGAATCCCTTGCCGGGATACCTTCCATCCTCTACGGCCTCTTCGGTTTCATATTTTTCGTGATAAAACTGAACATGGGGTGGTCCGTGCTCGCGGGCGTATTGACCATGACCATCATGATCCTTCCCACCATCATCAGGACGAGCGAGGAGGCCATAAAGTCGGTGCCCCGGAACCTCCGCATCGTGAGCTATTCATTGAGCGGCACCCGATGGGAGACGGTGACCAAGGTCGTGCTGCCCTCGGCAGCGCCGGGCATAGTCACCGGGATCATGCTGAGCGTCGGCAGGGCGGTCGGGGAGACGGCGGCGGTCATCTTTACCATGGGAAGCTCGCTCAGGGTCCCCACATCGCTCATGGATTCGGGCAGGACCATGGCCGTTCACTTTTACATCCTGGCGCGGGAAGGGATCTCCATGGAGAAGGCCTATGCCACCGCCCTCGTGCTCGTCCTCTCCATTCTCGCCATCAACGTGATCGCCTATTATATAATGAACCGTGTGATAACGAGGTATTCGTGA
- a CDS encoding phosphate ABC transporter ATP-binding protein — protein MSPLDVKIRIEKLKVAFGKNEVLKGISADVFKNRITGFMGPAASGKSTLISIINRMIYFEDNVKIEGKVFIDGENILDDDVDEVALRRRVGTVFAVPIPLPRSIYENVAYGPRLQGIGDKSRLNRVVEQGLRQAVLWDEVKDRLNTSAVKLSGGQQQRLCLARTLALKPEIILLDEPCSGLDPISTAKIEEALDELKKEYTIILVSNNTKQIARITDYASFFYMGDLIEYGPTEKLFTNPSLQQTEDYIQGKFG, from the coding sequence GTGAGCCCCCTGGACGTGAAGATCAGGATAGAAAAGCTGAAGGTGGCCTTCGGGAAAAACGAGGTCTTAAAGGGCATCAGCGCGGATGTGTTCAAAAACAGGATCACGGGCTTCATGGGTCCTGCCGCGAGCGGAAAATCGACCCTCATTTCCATCATCAACAGGATGATCTACTTCGAAGACAATGTGAAGATCGAGGGCAAGGTCTTTATCGACGGAGAAAATATTCTCGACGACGACGTGGACGAGGTAGCCTTAAGGCGCAGGGTGGGGACCGTCTTTGCCGTGCCCATACCGCTTCCCCGATCCATCTACGAAAATGTCGCCTACGGACCGAGGCTTCAGGGCATCGGCGACAAGAGCCGGCTCAACAGGGTCGTGGAACAGGGGCTCCGGCAGGCCGTGCTCTGGGACGAGGTAAAGGACAGGCTCAATACCTCCGCCGTAAAATTATCCGGGGGCCAGCAGCAGAGGCTTTGCCTTGCCCGGACCCTCGCGCTGAAACCCGAGATCATCCTCCTCGACGAGCCCTGCTCCGGCCTCGACCCCATATCCACCGCGAAGATCGAGGAGGCCCTGGACGAGCTCAAGAAGGAGTATACCATCATCCTCGTCTCCAACAATACGAAACAGATCGCCCGCATCACCGACTACGCCTCCTTTTTTTACATGGGAGACCTCATAGAATACGGGCCCACGGAAAAGCTCTTCACCAACCCGTCCCTGCAGCAGACGGAAGATTATATACAGGGGAAATTCGGATGA
- the pstB gene encoding phosphate ABC transporter ATP-binding protein PstB, translated as MRQGYALQTEDLNLYYGSFHSLIGVNFHVFQKSITSLIGPSGCGKSTLLRCFNRMNDLIEEVKIEGKILVEGQDIGGVDIIELRKRVGMVFQRPNPFPFTVYENLIYGLKIHGMGSRRGNQETVERCLKAVGLWDELKDKLSAPALNLSEEIKQRLCIARLLTVEPEIILLDEPCSALDPIATLRVEELMIELKKDYTILIVTHNMQQAARVSDYTGFMLLGELVEFGDTSQIFTSPQDKRTEDYITGRFG; from the coding sequence ATGAGACAGGGATATGCGCTTCAGACCGAAGACCTGAACCTCTACTACGGGAGCTTCCATTCCCTGATCGGCGTCAATTTTCACGTCTTTCAAAAATCGATCACCTCCCTCATAGGCCCCTCGGGCTGCGGGAAATCGACCCTCTTGCGCTGTTTTAACCGCATGAACGACCTCATCGAGGAAGTGAAGATCGAGGGGAAAATCCTCGTGGAAGGGCAGGACATCGGAGGGGTCGATATCATCGAGCTGAGAAAAAGGGTGGGCATGGTCTTCCAGAGGCCGAACCCTTTTCCCTTCACCGTCTACGAAAACCTCATCTACGGCCTCAAAATACACGGCATGGGAAGCAGGAGGGGCAATCAGGAGACCGTGGAGCGGTGCCTTAAAGCCGTGGGCCTGTGGGATGAGCTCAAAGACAAGCTCTCCGCGCCTGCCCTCAACCTGTCGGAGGAGATCAAGCAGCGCCTCTGCATCGCCCGGCTCCTGACCGTGGAACCCGAGATCATCCTCCTCGACGAGCCCTGCTCCGCCCTCGATCCGATCGCCACCCTGAGGGTAGAGGAGCTCATGATCGAGCTCAAGAAGGACTATACCATCCTCATCGTGACCCATAACATGCAGCAGGCCGCGCGGGTCTCCGATTATACGGGCTTCATGCTTTTAGGAGAGCTCGTGGAGTTCGGCGATACGTCCCAGATCTTCACCTCCCCCCAGGACAAGCGAACGGAAGATTACATTACCGGCCGCTTCGGGTGA
- the moaA gene encoding GTP 3',8-cyclase MoaA, with translation MLVDRFGRTINYVRISVTDRCNLRCKYCVDGQFPFIAHGEILRYEEIIRFVRILAGLGVDKVRITGGEPLVRKGIPGLIREIASIPGIEDIGLTTNGVLLGAQMAALQEAGLKRVNISLDTMKKDRFAFITGVDAFDDVLKSIKMSVNSGLSPVKINAVIIQGFNDDEILDFAKLAKTRNVEVRFIEFMPFGDFDLWQSARIITSREIEDLVRTRYDLSPSKDSQNGPAKMFDIKGGVGKIGFISPVSTHICPRCNRMRLTSHGTIKPCLFGDEEYDVKKLLREGASDDEIGEFVKFAVGAKPERKAEIGQIRKCQRSLRHIGG, from the coding sequence ATGTTGGTGGATCGTTTCGGCCGCACTATAAACTATGTGAGAATCTCCGTTACCGACAGGTGCAACCTGAGGTGCAAATATTGCGTGGACGGTCAATTTCCGTTTATCGCCCACGGGGAAATCCTCCGGTACGAGGAGATCATCAGGTTCGTGCGGATACTGGCGGGTCTCGGCGTCGATAAGGTGCGGATCACGGGAGGGGAGCCCCTCGTGAGAAAAGGCATCCCGGGCCTCATCAGGGAGATCGCCTCAATCCCCGGGATCGAGGATATCGGTCTCACCACCAACGGGGTCCTCCTCGGGGCCCAGATGGCCGCCCTCCAGGAGGCGGGACTGAAACGGGTCAATATCAGCCTCGATACCATGAAAAAAGATCGTTTCGCCTTCATCACGGGGGTCGACGCCTTTGACGACGTGTTGAAGAGCATCAAGATGTCCGTCAATTCCGGCCTGAGCCCCGTAAAGATCAACGCGGTCATTATTCAGGGGTTCAACGACGACGAGATCCTCGATTTCGCGAAGCTCGCCAAAACGAGAAACGTGGAAGTCCGTTTCATCGAGTTCATGCCTTTCGGCGATTTCGACCTCTGGCAGAGCGCGAGGATCATCACATCCCGCGAGATAGAGGATCTTGTGCGCACCAGGTACGACCTTTCCCCCTCGAAAGATTCCCAGAACGGTCCCGCAAAAATGTTCGATATCAAGGGCGGCGTGGGCAAGATCGGTTTTATCAGCCCCGTCTCCACCCATATCTGCCCGCGATGCAACCGCATGAGGCTTACGTCCCACGGCACGATCAAACCCTGCCTCTTCGGGGACGAGGAATATGACGTCAAAAAGCTCCTCCGGGAGGGGGCGTCGGATGATGAGATAGGAGAATTCGTAAAGTTCGCGGTCGGCGCCAAGCCCGAAAGGAAGGCGGAGATAGGCCAGATACGGAAGTGTCAGAGGAGCCTTCGCCATATCGGCGGATAA
- the moaC gene encoding cyclic pyranopterin monophosphate synthase MoaC — protein sequence MELTHLDKEGKARMVDVSGKAETEREAKARGRVKMARATYELVRTGQGPKGDIFTVAKIAGIMGAKRTSEMIPLCHPLPLTHLDVTFDFDDAEAVVTITSSAKTRGQTGVEMEALTCAMVTALTVYDMCKAVDKGIELGPFFLLEKSGGKSGAYKRK from the coding sequence ATGGAGCTTACCCATTTGGATAAAGAAGGCAAAGCCCGCATGGTCGATGTCTCGGGAAAGGCGGAGACCGAGAGAGAGGCGAAGGCCAGGGGCAGGGTAAAAATGGCCCGGGCCACCTACGAACTCGTGCGGACCGGCCAGGGCCCCAAGGGCGACATCTTCACGGTGGCCAAAATTGCGGGCATCATGGGCGCCAAGAGGACCAGCGAGATGATTCCGCTCTGCCATCCCCTGCCGCTCACCCATCTGGATGTGACCTTCGACTTCGACGATGCCGAAGCCGTAGTGACCATTACCTCCTCGGCAAAGACGAGGGGTCAGACAGGCGTCGAGATGGAGGCCCTCACCTGCGCCATGGTGACGGCCCTGACAGTCTATGACATGTGCAAGGCGGTGGATAAGGGCATAGAGCTCGGCCCCTTCTTTCTCCTCGAGAAGAGCGGAGGAAAGAGCGGCGCATACAAGAGAAAGTAA